Proteins encoded by one window of Erysipelothrix rhusiopathiae:
- a CDS encoding aminopeptidase gives MNDLLKKYAKLAVCSGVNVQKGQTVLVNVKAEHYEFARLIVEEAYAAGAKKVVIKFGDDHIAKMHVQNQDIETLTDIPQWLIDEYDSYLDEDLCRLSIYAPSPGLMADVDGDKLAAQAKAQAQALKRMREYTMANRGQWSLVSLPTKEWAHVVFPDLEIEEAYEKLLEAILYAVRINESDDPVEAWEKHNAKLSHQNQILNDYNFKSLHFKNGKGTDIVVGLVDNHVWAGGEEVSERGYTFNPNMPTEESFTMPDRLNVNGIVYSTKPLNYNGKLIDEFWLKFVDGKVVEFDAKQERETLEQLLNTDEGSRHIGEIALISHQSPISDLNILFYNTLFDENASCHMALGRAYPMNLKGGTEMTGEELLAHNANDSLNHEDFMFGSEDMSVVGTTHDGKTIIVFNEGNFVI, from the coding sequence ATGAATGATTTATTAAAAAAATATGCTAAATTAGCGGTTTGTTCAGGTGTAAATGTACAAAAAGGACAAACAGTTTTAGTAAATGTTAAAGCTGAGCACTATGAATTTGCTCGTTTAATTGTAGAGGAAGCTTATGCAGCAGGTGCTAAAAAAGTTGTTATCAAATTTGGTGATGATCATATTGCGAAAATGCATGTTCAAAATCAAGATATTGAAACACTTACCGATATTCCACAATGGCTTATTGATGAATACGATAGTTATTTAGATGAAGATTTATGTCGTCTCTCTATCTATGCACCATCACCTGGGCTTATGGCTGATGTAGACGGTGATAAACTGGCTGCACAAGCTAAAGCACAAGCGCAGGCTTTAAAACGTATGCGAGAGTATACGATGGCAAATCGAGGTCAGTGGTCATTAGTATCACTTCCAACCAAAGAATGGGCACACGTAGTTTTCCCAGATCTTGAGATTGAAGAAGCATATGAAAAACTGTTAGAAGCTATTCTTTATGCTGTACGTATTAATGAAAGTGATGATCCAGTTGAAGCATGGGAAAAACATAATGCAAAACTGTCACATCAAAATCAAATTTTAAACGACTACAATTTTAAATCGCTGCATTTCAAAAATGGTAAGGGAACTGATATTGTAGTTGGATTGGTCGATAATCATGTATGGGCTGGTGGTGAAGAAGTATCAGAACGCGGATATACATTTAATCCAAATATGCCGACTGAGGAATCATTTACCATGCCTGATCGCCTAAATGTAAATGGTATTGTATATAGCACAAAACCATTAAACTATAATGGAAAGCTTATTGATGAATTCTGGTTGAAATTCGTTGATGGAAAAGTTGTTGAGTTTGACGCGAAACAAGAACGCGAAACATTAGAACAACTTTTAAACACGGATGAAGGAAGCCGTCACATTGGTGAAATTGCACTCATTTCGCATCAATCACCCATTTCCGATCTGAATATTCTATTCTATAACACGCTTTTTGATGAAAATGCTTCATGTCATATGGCCTTAGGTCGTGCTTACCCAATGAATCTTAAAGGTGGTACCGAGATGACTGGTGAAGAATTACTTGCACATAATGCGAATGATTCATTAAATCATGAAGACTTTATGTTTGGTAGTGAGGATATGAGTGTTGTAGGAACGACACACGATGGTAAAACTATTATCGTATTTAATGAAGGTAATTTTGTAATTTAG
- a CDS encoding ROK family protein: MNKYIGVDLGGTNVRVAVIDEDGKIHEQVKSESYALEGPEVVLDNIISMIKNLKQFDECVGIGLGLPGPVNTELGCVTLSTNMKGFTEYPVIDYLKKHIDLPIYMDNDANVAGLAEALVGAGKGNNVVYYLTHSTGIGGALVFNGQVLSGHKGYAGEVGNIVIDRERVRRSDINTLNAGAVENEASGSALVRKAQELIDPKIQSAEEIFTLMEQGNEQAIQLIDEMSYDFAMMLSSIAHVCNPHVFVIGGGVTKSKNLYWDRMIGYYQDLVHEQMRDTQFVEAKLDEPGVIGAAMLCYSKEGHR; this comes from the coding sequence ATGAATAAATATATCGGAGTTGATTTAGGCGGTACAAATGTACGTGTGGCTGTTATTGATGAAGATGGAAAGATTCATGAGCAAGTTAAGAGCGAATCATACGCACTTGAGGGACCTGAAGTTGTTTTAGATAATATCATTTCGATGATAAAAAATTTAAAGCAATTTGATGAATGTGTTGGAATTGGACTGGGTTTACCCGGTCCAGTGAACACAGAACTCGGGTGCGTAACCTTATCTACAAACATGAAAGGGTTTACGGAGTATCCGGTAATCGATTATCTCAAAAAACATATAGATTTACCAATCTATATGGATAATGATGCAAACGTTGCAGGTCTTGCTGAAGCACTCGTTGGTGCAGGTAAAGGCAATAATGTTGTGTATTATTTAACGCATTCTACAGGTATTGGGGGAGCACTTGTATTTAATGGACAAGTGCTTTCTGGTCACAAGGGGTATGCGGGGGAAGTCGGTAATATCGTGATTGATCGTGAACGTGTTCGACGGTCGGACATTAATACTTTAAATGCGGGTGCGGTTGAAAATGAAGCAAGTGGTTCGGCATTAGTTCGTAAAGCTCAAGAATTGATTGATCCAAAGATTCAGTCTGCAGAAGAAATTTTCACCTTAATGGAACAAGGAAATGAACAGGCAATTCAACTAATTGATGAAATGTCCTACGATTTCGCTATGATGCTCTCTTCAATTGCGCATGTATGTAATCCACATGTTTTTGTAATTGGTGGTGGTGTTACGAAATCGAAAAACTTATATTGGGACCGTATGATCGGTTATTATCAGGATCTCGTTCATGAACAAATGAGAGATACACAATTTGTTGAAGCGAAGTTGGATGAACCTGGTGTAATTGGTGCGGCGATGTTGTGTTACTCGAAAGAAGGTCACAGATAA
- the pyk gene encoding pyruvate kinase encodes MHEMKKTKIICTIGPASESPEMIEKLANEGMNIVRFNFSHDVQENHLRRMKVVREVSDRIGINLGILLDTKGPEIRCGDMENGALEFAEGDIVRVGFDADYLGNKERFTLLVPEVYEDVKVDDYLLIDDGKMKLTVIDKKDGDLVCRIDNPGLIKTRKGVNVPNVVLSMPFLSEKDRADITFGAVNGIDYVAASFVRRAQDVLDIREVIEAAGKPDIQIIVKIENQEGFDNIESILEVADGVMVARGDLGVEVSTHLVPIYQKQIIKTANRMGKPVVTATHMLESMQQNPRPTRAEASDVANAILDGTDAIMLSGESAVGAYPVEAVRTMAEIAIAMEEIIPYRDRLRHSIKSSKRTIQDSIGISIAETALNLDDVAAVIAFTQSGSTAKRISKYRPNVPVIAVTFTKEVQNRLEIVWGVKPVVSDIRNEMTNDDEIANTIAKNFGIEPGKKVIIAAGYPTGTGNTNTMKIIEIK; translated from the coding sequence ATGCATGAAATGAAAAAAACTAAGATTATTTGTACTATCGGACCCGCTTCCGAATCACCAGAGATGATTGAAAAACTCGCAAACGAAGGAATGAATATCGTTCGCTTTAACTTCTCACACGATGTTCAAGAAAATCATTTGCGTCGTATGAAAGTTGTTCGCGAAGTTAGCGATCGAATTGGTATTAACCTAGGGATTCTTTTAGACACTAAAGGTCCAGAAATCCGCTGTGGCGATATGGAAAACGGTGCACTTGAATTTGCAGAGGGCGATATTGTTCGTGTAGGTTTTGATGCAGATTATTTAGGAAATAAAGAACGCTTTACTTTATTAGTACCAGAAGTTTATGAAGATGTTAAAGTTGACGATTACCTACTTATTGATGACGGTAAAATGAAACTAACAGTTATTGATAAAAAAGATGGTGATCTTGTATGTCGTATCGACAATCCTGGTCTTATTAAAACACGTAAAGGTGTTAACGTACCTAACGTAGTGTTAAGTATGCCTTTCCTTTCTGAAAAAGACCGTGCAGATATCACATTTGGTGCGGTTAATGGTATTGACTATGTTGCGGCATCATTTGTTAGACGTGCACAAGACGTTCTAGATATTCGTGAAGTTATTGAAGCAGCTGGAAAACCCGATATCCAAATCATTGTTAAGATTGAAAACCAAGAAGGATTCGATAACATCGAAAGCATTCTTGAAGTTGCAGATGGTGTGATGGTTGCTCGTGGGGACTTAGGTGTTGAAGTAAGTACACACTTAGTTCCAATTTACCAAAAACAAATCATTAAAACAGCAAACAGAATGGGTAAACCTGTAGTTACAGCGACTCATATGCTTGAATCGATGCAACAAAACCCACGTCCAACACGTGCAGAGGCAAGTGATGTTGCGAATGCAATTTTAGATGGTACAGATGCAATTATGCTTTCAGGTGAATCTGCAGTTGGGGCATACCCAGTTGAAGCTGTACGTACAATGGCAGAAATTGCGATTGCAATGGAAGAAATTATCCCTTACCGTGATCGTTTACGTCATTCAATTAAATCATCAAAACGAACAATTCAAGATTCAATCGGGATTTCAATTGCTGAAACAGCATTAAACCTTGATGATGTTGCTGCGGTAATTGCATTTACTCAAAGCGGTTCAACTGCTAAACGTATCTCAAAATATCGTCCAAACGTTCCTGTGATTGCTGTTACTTTCACTAAAGAAGTACAAAATCGACTTGAAATTGTTTGGGGTGTGAAACCAGTTGTTTCAGATATTCGAAATGAAATGACAAATGATGATGAAATTGCAAATACAATTGCTAAAAACTTCGGAATCGAACCAGGTAAAAAAGTTATTATTGCTGCTGGATACCCAACAGGTACCGGTAATACAAATACAATGAAAATTATTGAAATAAAATAA
- the pfkA gene encoding 6-phosphofructokinase has protein sequence MKKIGILTSGGDAPGMNAAIRAVVRSGISAGLEVFGVFDGYEGLVNDNIRKLSRGDVSDIIIQGGTILGSARLEDFKLLEVREKAVANLEKHGIEGLVVIGGDGSYRGAMALTEMGINCIGIPGTIDNDIASTDYTIGFDTALNTVILNVDKLRDTSSSHHRCSVVEVMGNRCGDLALYAGLTTGAEVIITKETGYDESEVLERLSKIEEVKKKRHAIVIISEKITDVELLAQKISRHTGFSGRSTVLGHIQRGGSPTARDRILATQFGDKAVRLLIAGDGGKCVSILNEEIVAIDIDEALKMPKKSSRALFELHDRLV, from the coding sequence ATGAAGAAGATTGGCATATTAACTTCAGGTGGTGATGCTCCGGGCATGAATGCAGCGATTCGTGCCGTTGTCCGTTCTGGTATTTCAGCCGGACTTGAAGTATTTGGTGTTTTTGACGGATACGAAGGCTTAGTAAACGATAATATTCGTAAGCTAAGTCGTGGTGATGTTAGTGACATTATTATTCAAGGTGGAACAATTTTAGGGAGTGCACGTCTTGAGGACTTTAAGCTTCTTGAAGTTCGTGAAAAAGCTGTAGCGAACTTAGAGAAACACGGTATTGAAGGTTTGGTTGTCATAGGCGGTGATGGAAGTTACCGTGGTGCGATGGCACTTACAGAGATGGGGATTAACTGTATTGGAATTCCAGGTACCATTGACAATGATATTGCATCTACTGATTACACGATTGGTTTTGATACAGCATTGAATACAGTTATTCTTAATGTTGATAAGCTCCGTGATACTTCGAGTTCACACCATCGTTGTTCAGTTGTTGAGGTTATGGGAAATCGATGTGGTGATTTAGCCCTCTATGCTGGACTAACTACAGGTGCGGAAGTAATTATTACAAAAGAAACAGGATATGATGAATCAGAAGTATTAGAACGCTTAAGCAAAATTGAAGAAGTGAAGAAAAAACGACATGCAATTGTTATCATTAGTGAAAAAATAACAGATGTAGAACTTCTAGCGCAAAAGATTTCAAGACATACTGGTTTTTCTGGCCGTTCAACTGTTTTAGGTCATATACAACGTGGTGGATCACCGACAGCGCGTGACCGTATTTTAGCAACACAATTCGGTGATAAGGCAGTAAGACTGCTTATCGCAGGTGATGGCGGAAAATGCGTCAGCATCTTAAACGAAGAAATAGTAGCAATCGATATTGATGAAGCATTGAAAATGCCTAAAAAATCAAGTAGAGCGCTGTTTGAATTACATGACAGATTGGTATAG
- a CDS encoding ATP-binding protein, protein MSLRNLKFELSDEQVQKRVETFERLRILPEIIDFMERFECPDSIVEANAFQFKNWVLNKRKAESYSAHELENDPSLGQYVDLIYDQSTGILSEQIFELPIVREIAEENAYLSQYVIFDLPLSLHDALFSKISIENENPNYLGVLEDMINFVENDKPGYYLYGNLGIGKSYLSACVSNDFAKSGRNVAFIHVPKLMSHLKQLFTHPNEMEYTLRKLRKVPLLVLDDLGAEPITSWSRDEILLSILNERLENKKKTIITSNYSPDMLVDLYKLDNKGTSDEIRAKRLVDRIHALTIPYEMVGQNRRNK, encoded by the coding sequence ATGAGTTTACGTAATCTAAAATTTGAGTTATCCGATGAACAAGTTCAAAAGCGTGTCGAAACGTTTGAACGTTTACGTATCTTACCAGAAATAATCGATTTTATGGAACGATTTGAGTGTCCTGATTCGATTGTCGAAGCGAATGCGTTTCAATTCAAAAATTGGGTTCTAAATAAACGAAAAGCTGAATCATACTCAGCCCACGAACTTGAAAATGATCCAAGTTTGGGTCAATATGTAGACCTAATTTACGATCAATCAACAGGGATATTATCAGAACAGATTTTTGAACTTCCAATTGTTCGGGAAATTGCGGAAGAAAATGCTTATTTAAGTCAGTATGTTATCTTTGATTTACCACTTAGTTTACACGATGCATTATTTTCAAAAATATCAATTGAAAATGAAAACCCAAATTATTTAGGTGTTCTCGAAGATATGATTAACTTTGTTGAAAATGACAAACCAGGATATTATCTTTATGGCAATTTGGGTATTGGAAAGAGTTATTTAAGTGCGTGTGTTTCAAATGACTTTGCTAAGAGTGGTCGAAATGTGGCATTTATTCACGTACCAAAACTTATGAGTCATTTAAAGCAATTATTTACACATCCAAATGAGATGGAATATACGTTAAGAAAGTTAAGAAAAGTACCTTTACTTGTTTTGGATGATTTGGGAGCGGAACCAATCACGTCATGGAGTCGTGATGAAATCTTATTGTCGATTTTAAATGAACGCCTTGAAAACAAAAAAAAGACGATTATAACAAGTAATTACAGTCCTGACATGCTTGTTGACTTATATAAACTCGATAATAAGGGGACATCTGATGAGATTCGAGCTAAAAGATTAGTAGATCGTATCCATGCTTTAACAATCCCATATGAAATGGTGGGTCAAAATCGACGAAACAAGTAA
- a CDS encoding DnaD domain protein, which produces MQEVVYKTNVDFKIAPDQMESLILLYQPLFSYPALSLYLTLYEFGQFESEVPIKSLTHMLHLGTSDLNNYRKELERFALIRTYDTGVLTLVLTPPLSPHDFLQHPTFGRLYAIVRGNEAFIEVCSRYRKRNCVELDNEISASFDLSRLSSWDESLEESYTSKRAEGTDTDRKHKFDVEGFFKSISNVMYPRAFRTEDVREKVGVFGSFYNLNYLDMKSVLMASTNFETGDFDSKKFQYLIEKNHGTQSVESVSDPYELDPVSFLAYKQEDTFIIDADRKLLKSLEHNFGFDNKVINVLVEYILETNDKNLNRGFVEKVASSWKRRGVKSLEDALKEREAPNPSNTKRVPKPKVEVVAPTYSTDTTIDKDVDELKSRLKGMLSKGEI; this is translated from the coding sequence ATGCAAGAAGTCGTATATAAAACAAATGTAGATTTTAAAATAGCCCCTGATCAAATGGAGTCATTGATCCTCTTATATCAACCCCTTTTTTCATATCCTGCATTAAGTTTATATTTGACACTATATGAGTTTGGTCAATTTGAGTCGGAGGTGCCAATTAAATCATTGACACATATGTTACACCTTGGGACTTCTGACTTAAACAATTATCGAAAAGAGTTAGAGCGTTTTGCACTTATTCGAACGTATGATACGGGTGTTTTAACCCTTGTTCTGACACCACCGCTAAGCCCTCATGATTTCTTACAGCATCCTACCTTTGGAAGACTCTATGCAATTGTACGCGGAAATGAAGCTTTTATTGAGGTTTGTTCACGTTACCGTAAAAGAAATTGTGTTGAATTGGATAATGAAATATCGGCAAGTTTTGATTTGTCTCGATTATCATCTTGGGATGAGTCGTTAGAAGAATCATATACATCAAAACGCGCTGAAGGAACAGATACAGATCGTAAGCATAAATTCGACGTTGAGGGCTTCTTTAAGTCGATCAGTAATGTGATGTATCCACGAGCATTTCGAACTGAAGATGTTCGTGAAAAAGTAGGGGTGTTTGGTTCTTTCTATAATCTAAACTACTTAGATATGAAATCTGTATTAATGGCTTCAACAAATTTTGAAACCGGTGATTTCGATTCGAAAAAGTTTCAGTATCTCATAGAAAAAAATCACGGAACACAAAGTGTTGAAAGTGTTTCTGATCCTTACGAACTTGATCCTGTCAGCTTCTTGGCTTATAAACAGGAAGATACATTCATCATTGACGCGGATCGAAAACTGTTAAAATCTTTAGAGCATAATTTCGGTTTTGATAACAAAGTCATTAATGTACTTGTAGAGTATATTCTAGAAACAAATGACAAAAACTTAAACAGAGGATTTGTTGAAAAGGTCGCATCATCATGGAAACGTCGTGGTGTAAAATCATTGGAGGACGCTCTTAAAGAACGTGAAGCGCCAAATCCTTCAAATACTAAGCGTGTACCGAAACCAAAGGTTGAAGTTGTAGCGCCAACCTATTCCACAGATACTACAATTGATAAAGATGTTGATGAACTAAAATCTCGATTAAAAGGGATGTTAAGTAAAGGAGAGATCTAG
- the coaE gene encoding dephospho-CoA kinase (Dephospho-CoA kinase (CoaE) performs the final step in coenzyme A biosynthesis.), which produces MKIGITGTIGSGKSSVSHHIVDLGYQVYDMDRLTHSFYEPEGILYEYIIELLGPEILRVDKTVDRQLMSKILFTNTNLLEQLEKKVFSEVRVFIQDIHDDKNSMIFFEVPLLFESKMEDLFDCIIMVSADYDVRIKRLLNRGMKTDDINLRMNRQYSEKIKEEKSDYILYNNSTVVDLNQETEKLIKKIKKGGVN; this is translated from the coding sequence ATGAAAATAGGAATAACAGGAACAATTGGCTCAGGAAAGTCGAGTGTAAGTCATCATATCGTTGATCTGGGTTATCAGGTGTATGATATGGATCGTTTAACACATTCATTTTATGAACCAGAGGGTATTCTATATGAGTATATTATCGAATTATTGGGACCTGAAATTCTCCGGGTTGATAAAACGGTGGATCGTCAGTTGATGTCAAAAATATTATTTACGAATACTAATTTACTTGAACAACTTGAAAAAAAAGTTTTCTCTGAAGTTAGAGTATTTATCCAAGATATTCATGATGATAAAAATTCGATGATATTTTTCGAAGTTCCGCTTCTTTTTGAGTCAAAGATGGAAGATTTATTTGACTGTATTATCATGGTCAGTGCAGACTATGATGTTCGCATCAAAAGGTTATTAAATCGTGGCATGAAGACTGATGATATCAATCTAAGAATGAATCGACAGTATTCGGAAAAGATAAAAGAAGAAAAATCAGACTATATTCTATATAATAATAGTACGGTTGTTGATTTAAATCAGGAAACTGAGAAATTAATTAAAAAAATAAAAAAAGGAGGAGTCAATTGA
- the mutM gene encoding bifunctional DNA-formamidopyrimidine glycosylase/DNA-(apurinic or apyrimidinic site) lyase produces the protein MPELPEVETIIRTLEKSLKGKQIDSINFIYPKLLEDQSEYSLENLVGSNFKAFHRRGKYLWFEMSNGLHWILHLRMEGKFHLYDYDKAPSKHTHCVINYDGGTIHYLDTRKFSRMAVVKDPLKYLETKNLGYEPFDSNLNGEYVYQKIHHSKRVMKSILLDQSIIAGIGNIYADEILFETQIHPLTTGSKITMKQCDSLVETTKIILRNAIKAGGTTVRSYTSSLNVSGRFQINLNAYGRAGDPCSRCNSIMKRIVVSGRSTVFCEKCQKVQV, from the coding sequence ATGCCTGAATTACCAGAAGTTGAGACAATTATACGCACCCTTGAGAAGTCTCTCAAAGGTAAACAAATTGATTCAATCAATTTTATTTATCCAAAACTGCTCGAAGATCAATCAGAGTATTCACTCGAGAATCTCGTCGGATCAAACTTTAAAGCGTTTCATCGTCGAGGGAAATACCTCTGGTTTGAGATGTCGAATGGTTTACATTGGATTCTTCACTTAAGAATGGAAGGGAAGTTTCATCTTTATGATTACGATAAAGCACCATCTAAGCACACTCACTGTGTTATTAATTATGATGGGGGCACGATTCACTATTTAGATACACGAAAATTTTCACGGATGGCTGTCGTGAAAGACCCGCTGAAATATTTAGAAACGAAAAACTTAGGTTATGAACCGTTTGACTCAAATTTAAATGGTGAATACGTCTATCAGAAAATTCATCATTCCAAACGCGTTATGAAATCAATATTATTAGATCAAAGCATCATTGCCGGAATTGGTAATATTTATGCAGATGAAATTCTTTTTGAAACTCAAATTCACCCACTAACTACGGGTTCGAAAATAACAATGAAACAGTGCGACTCACTCGTAGAGACGACGAAAATTATCCTTCGTAACGCTATTAAAGCTGGAGGAACAACTGTGCGTTCATACACTTCATCGCTTAACGTATCAGGACGGTTTCAAATTAACCTTAATGCATATGGGAGAGCAGGCGATCCGTGTTCACGATGTAATTCAATTATGAAACGCATCGTTGTATCCGGTCGATCAACTGTATTTTGTGAAAAATGTCAGAAGGTACAAGTATGA